The DNA region TCTTCCAGGTGCCGTCGCAGGTGCTCATCGTCGGCCATTCCATCCGGTTCGGCGACGGGTAGGACTGGGTGGGCGGCAGCCCGGCCTCCAGGGCGGCGGCGGCCACGATCGGCTTGAAGTTGGAGCCCGGCTGGAAGCCGTTGCCGCCGCCCATCGCCGCGTCCACGTTGTAGTTGACGACGGTCTGGTTCTTGTTCGGGTCGAGCCCGTACGGGCGGGTCTGGGCCATCGCGAGGATCTTGCCGCTGCCCGGCTCCACCATGGTCATCGCCGCCGAGACCGGGTCGGTGACGTTGACCCGCTTGGTCACCGCGTTCTGCGCGGCCGTCTGCTTGACCGGGTCCAGGGTCGTGTGGACGGCCAGGCCGCCCTGGTCCCACAGCTTCTTGCGGTCGGCGGCGGTCTTGCCGAACACCGGGTCCTGCTTGACCACGTGCCGCACGTAGTCGCAGAAGAAGCCCATCCCCGCCTGGGCGGTGATGCACCCGTTCTGCGGCTCCTTGTAGCGCAGCCCGAGCGGCGCGGCCTTCGCCTCGCGGGCCTGCTCGGCGGTGAGGTGCTTGTTCTCCACCATCTTGTCGATGACGGTGTCGCGGCGCTTCTGCGCGGCCACCGGGTGGAGCTTCGGGTCGTACTGGGAGGGGTTCTGCACCAGGCCGGCCAGGGTGGCCGCCTCGGGGACGGTCAGGTCCTTCGCGTCCTTGCTGAAGTACCGCTGGGAGGCGGCCTGGATGCCGTACGCCTGGTGGCCGTAGAAGGTGATGTTGAGGTAGTTGGTGAGGATCTGCTCCTTGGTCAGGTCCTCCTCCAGCTTGATGGCGTACTTGAGTTCCTGGATCTTGCGGCCCAGCGTCTTGCGCTGAGCCGCCAGCACGGCGGCCTGGTCGTCGCCGGCCTTCTCGACGTTGACGTTCTTCACGTACTGCTGGGTGAGGGTCGAGGCGCCCTGGACGGTGGCCCCGCTCTCGGCGTTCTTCGTGACGGCCCGCAGGACACCCTTGAGGTCGACGGCGCCGTGCTCGTAGAAGCGGGCGTCCTCGATGTCCACCTGGGCCTGGCGTATCAGGGGCGACATCTGTTCGGCGGCGAGCACCGTGCGGTCCCGCTCGAAGACCTTGGCTATCAGGCCGCCGGTCGAGTCGTAGATCCAGCTGGCCTGGGTCAGCGGCGGGGTCATGAAGTCATCGGGGATGTTGTCGAACCCGTCTACGCTGCTCTTCACCCCGAGGCCGAGGGCGCCGGCCGCCGGCAGGGCGATGCCCGCCAGCAGGACGCCGGCCAGGGTGCTGTAGCCGAGGAACTTCACGCCGTGGCCGAGCAGGCCCAGCGGGGTCTCGCGGCGCCGGGGGCGCGGCACCCAGGTGTCGAAGGGCTCCGGGGAGGCGATGCGGCGGCTTCTCCGTGACATAGTCGGAACACTACGTCCACGAAAACCGCGCGAGGGGCCGGTGTTGGCCAACCTTGGTCACAAATCGGCGACAGATCGGCCGGGTTGGCGCGGGTGGTCGACCGGGTCGACGAACGATCCGCCGGAAGCCGGGGCCGTTCGTCCACGTTCAGGTGATTCGATCAAGGCGGTGGACACCCGGCCCCACGGGTACCCCGACGGACGCGCGGGCAGACCCGGCGGGCATTCGGGCACAGGCGGGCCGGTCGAGACGGAAGGCGGGCCGCGCGGGCACCCCGACGGACGCGCGGACGGGCCGGGCTGGCGCGCGGGCGTCAGTCCTTCCGCTTCTTCCGCCGCAGGCTCAGCACCGCCCCCACCACGGCCGCCAGGAAGAGCACGCCGATCGCCTGGTCGACCGGGTCTCCCGAGGAGTCCCCGGAGGACGAGGCCGCGGGCGGGGCGCTGCCGCCGCCGGAGGGCGGGGCGGCCGAGCCCGGGGGCGCGGCGGGGTCGGCGGAGGGCAGCGGCTTGACGGTGTCCGGGAGCTGGTCGGCGTCCAGCGGGGCGCGCCAGACCGGACTGCCCTTGCCCTCGCTGCCGTAGAGCAGCGCGCGACCGTCCGCACTGAAGGTGACCGACTCGCCCTGGCGCTGGAACGGCGTCGCGGGTGAGCCGATCTCGCTCGGCGCGCCGTCCTTCCAGCGGTAGAGGGTGGCGGAGAAGTAGCTGCGCAGGACGAGCCGGGTGCCGTCCGGGGAGAAGGCGCCGTCGGTGATCCACGGGACGTCGCCGATCCGGCGGAAGGTGTTCACGCCGGTCGGGGAGAGCTTCTCGGGGCCCTGGTAGAGGCCGCCGCCGCCCTGCCGCTTGCTGGCGATGTAGGCGCGGCCGGTGACCGGATGGACCATCAGTGCCTCGGCGTCGCGCGGCCCGTCCTCGTAGCGGACCTTGTAGCGCGTCGCGTCCACGGTCTGGTCGCGCAGTTCGGCGGGTTCGGCGAAGGCGTAGATCCAGACCTCGGGCCACTTGCCGCCGAGGTTGTCGCCGATGTCGCCGAGGTAGAGCCGACCGTCCGGTCCGAGCGAGACGGCCTCGACGTCGCGCGGCTCGACGCCCCGCAGGGTGACGGTGGCGACGGTGCGGCCCCGGGAGTCGACGGCGTAGACGTACGGACCGTCGTCGCTGTCGTTGTGGGTCCAGTAGACGCCGGGGTGGGCCTGGCTGGCGGCGAGCCCGCTGGATTCGGTGATCCGCGGGTCGGTGATGGTGAACGCCTCCCCCGGGCCGTCGGCCGCGCGGGCGGGCGGGGCGCCGACCGCGAGGACGGCGCAGGCGGCGGTGCAGGCGGCGAGCAGCGCCGCGGGGAGCCGCGCGGCCGTGCCCGGACCGGCGGGCTGCGTGGCCGCCTGCCTCTTCGTTCGCATCCTCAGCACCCGCCGATCCTCCCACGAGTCCCGTGCGCGGGGCCGAAAACCCCTTTTCGTCACCTTGACGAGATGGGGTGTCAGCCCATAGCGTCCGCATGACGAGAAGAGGTACGCACTCATGGCCGACATCACCAGGCGCTTCGGACTGCGCCACCTGCGCGCAGTCCCGACCGCGCACATCCGCCACTTCCGGCGCGGACGCCTCACCCACGACGGCACCGGGCTCGCCTTCTGGTTCCGCCCGCTCACCGCGGCCCTCTCCGAGGTTCCGGTCGACGACCGCGAACTCGCCATGCTCTTCCACGCCCGCACCGCCGACTTCCAGGACCTCACCGTCCAGGCCACCCTCACCTACCGGATCACCGACCCGGCCACCGCCGCCACCCGCGTCGACTTCGGCATCGACCCCGACACCGGCGCCTGGCGCGCCGCCCCGCTCGACCAGCTCGCCACCCTGCTCACCGAGACCGCCCAGCAGCACGCGCTCGGCCTGCTCGCCCGCACCCCGCTCGCCGCCGCGCTGGCCGACGGCGTCGCCACCGTCCGCGACCGGATGGCCGCCGGGCTCGGCGCCGAGGCACGGCTCGCCGAGACCGGGCTCGCCGTCATCGCCGTCCGCGTCGTCGCGCTGCGCCCCGAGCCGGAGGTGGAGCGCGCGCTGCGCACCCCCGCCCGCGAACTGGTCCAGCAGGAGGCCGACCGGGCCACCTTCGAACGGCGTGCCGTCGCGGTCGAGCACGAGCGCGGCATCGCCGAGAACGAGCTCGCCAACCGGATCGAACTCGCCCGGCGGGAGGAGCAGCTGATCACCCAGCAGGGTGCCAACGGCCGGCTCAAGGCCGAGGACGACGCGGTCGCCGACCGGATCCGCACCGAGGCGGAGGCCGGGCGGCGGACCCGGCTCGCCGTCGCCGAGGCCGACGCCGCCCGCGCGCTCGGCGACGCCAGGGCCGCGTCCGAGGCCGCCTGGCTGGCCGCCCACCAGCAGGCCGACCCGGCCGTGCTGCGGGCGCTCGCCCTGATGCGGCTGGCCGAACACCTCCCGCGCATCGACAGCCTCACGCTCACCCCGGACGTGCTCACCGGGCTGCTCGCCCGGCTCGGCGCGGGCGGCGGCAGTGCCGGCGGCGGCAGTGCCGGCGGGGGAACGGACGGCGGGGGAACGGACGGCGGGGGAACGGGCGGCGGCGGGGGCGACCGGTGACGCTCGCGCCCCGGGCGGTCCTGGTCCACCGCCGCACCGAGTACGAGGAGCTGGTCGCCCACCACGGGACCCCGGGCCAGGCCGCGTACTTCCTGCACAGCCGCGGGCGCTCGATCGACGAGGTCGAGCAGCGCCACCGGCGGCAGGCCGAGGCACTGCTCCGGGCGGCCGCCGCCGTCCCGCTCGACTGGCGGCGCACCCGGGTCGAACGGTCCGACCTGCCCCGCTTCCTCTTCGAGCCGGAGGACGTGGTGGTCGTGGTCGGCCAGGACGGCCTGGTCGCGAACGTCGCTAAGTACCTCGGCGGCCAGCCCGTCATCGGGGTGGACGCCGACCCCGGCCGCAACCCCGGCGTGCTGGTCCGGCACCGTGCGGACGCCCTGCCGCTGCTCCTCCCGGCCGCGGCCGGCCCCGGCGTCGACCGTCGAGTCGACGAGCGGACCATGGTCGAGGCCGTGGCGGACGACACCCAGCGGCTGCTCGCACTCAACGAGGTCTACGTCGGCCAGCCCGGCCACCAGACCGCCCGCTACCGGCTGGCCGTCGAGGACACCCCCGGTCAGGCGCCGGACGCGGCCGGCACCGGGAAGGCGGTCGGCACCGGGAAGAAGGCCGGCGACAGGAAGGCGACCGGCACCGGGAAGGCGGCCGGCGCCAGGAAGGCGGCCGACGGAGGCGGGGCCGGGGAGGCCCAGGCGTCCTCGGGCGTCCTGGTCGGCACCGGGACGGGAGGCACCGGCTGGTGCCGCTCCGCCTGGCTGGAGCGCGGGGCGCCGCTCGCGCTGCCCGCGCCGTCCGCCCCCGCGCTGGCCTGGTTCGTCCGCGAGGCCTGGCCGTCCCCCACCACCGGGACGGCCCGGGTGCACGGCCTGCTCGACGCCGGCCGGCAGCTCGTCCTCACGGTCGAGTCCGACCGGCTGGTCGCGTTCGGCGACGGCATCGAGAGCGACGCCCTGGAGCTGACCTGGGGCCAGACCGTGCGGGTGGGCGTCGCCGCCGCACGGCTGCGGCTGCTGGGTTGAGGCCCCGGCGACCCCACCGCCCGCGCCGCCCGGCCGGGGGCGGGCCGAGCGGGACGGCGGAGCCGGAGGGCCGACGGCTCAGGCCGGCTCCGCCGGTTCGGTGTGGCGGACGACGGCGACCGGGCAGTCGGCGTGCTGGATGACGGCCTGGCTGGTGGAGCCGAGCATCAGCCCCGCGAAGCCGCCCCGGCCGCGGGCACCGACCACCAGCAGCTGGGCACCGCGGCTCGCCTCGATCAGGGCCGGGCGGGTGTGCTGCTCCACCAGCCGGGTCCGGACGTCGACGTCCGGGTACTTCTCGCGCCAGCCGACCACCGCCTCCTCCGGCACCCGCTCCGCGCGGTCCAGCCGGCCCGTGTGGGAGTGCCAGGCGTGCAGGGCGGTCAGCGGGGCCCGGCGCACGGACGCCTCGGCGAAGGCGAAGCCGACCGCCTCGGCGCCCACACCCGAGCCGTCCACCGCCACCAGGACGTCGCCCTCCGGCTCCGGGCGGCCCCGGACGATGAGCACCGGACAGGCGGCGTGCGCCGCGAGGTGCACCGCCACCGAGCCGATCAGCAGGGCGCTGAAGCGTCCGAGCCCCCGGCTGCCGACGACGACCAGGCAGGCACCGCGCGACCGGCCGGCGAGCACCCCCAGCGGTTCGCCGGTGACGAGTTCCGTGTCGACGTGCAGGTCGGGATCCAGTTCCCGGGCCCGGCGCCGCGCGTCGGCGAGGACGTCCTCCGCCTGGTGGCGCAGCCCGCCCTCCGCGGGGCCGTTCGGGGACGGCCCGAGCGACACGTGCATCAGCGGCCAGATGAACGCGTGCACGACCTTCAGGCCGCAGCCGCGCAGCCGGGCCTCGCGCACCCCGACGTCCACCGCGGCCAGGCTCGCCTCCGAGCCGTCCACTCCCACCAGCACCGGGTCGTTCATCTGCCGTCTCCTGTCTCCGCCGGGAACACCCGCGGTCACCTGCTCCCACCTGAACCCGCCTGACGCCGTGCCGCCGCGCCGTCCGCCGTCACGCCGTGACCCGTCGGGCGCCGCCGGTCCCGCCTACCCGGCCTCCCGGGGGTCCTCGTCGGACTCGCCCCGGTCCCACGCGCGCTCCTGCTCGCGCACCCGCTCGTACGGCACCACGGCGACCGGGCACGGCGCGTGGTGCAGGACGGCGTGGGCGACCGCGCCGACGTGCACGCCCACCGGCGACCTGCGCACCCGGCGCCCCACCACCAGCAGCTCCGCGCCCGCCGCACGCTCGGCCAGGACCCTGGCCGGCCGGGCGTTCACGGTCTCCTCCACCACTGTCACCTGCGGGTACTTCTCCCGCCACGGCTGGAGCAGCCGGACCAGTTCGCGCCGCGCCTGGGACGACATCTCCGCGGTCACGTCGACGCCGGCCGCGATGCCCGCGTACTGGTAGGAGGGCGGGAGCGTCCACGCGTAGACGGCGCGCACCGGCAGACCCAGCCGCCCGGCCGCCTCGAAGGCGTGGGCGAGCACCTCGTCGGCGCCGGCGTAGGGGTCGACACCCGCCACGACCTCGGGTCCCACGACCTCGGGTCCCACGACCTCGGGTCCCACGACCTCGGGTCCGGCGGCCGCCGTTCCGGCAGGTCCACCGGCACCGGCGGACGCGGCGGTGCCATCGGCCCCGGCAGGCCCGTCGGGTCCGGCGGCGGCCTCGCCCCTGCGGACCAGCACCACCGGGCAGGCCGCCCGGCCGAGCACCCGGTGGCTCACCGAGCCGACCAGGAAGCCCGTCACCACGCCCAGCCCGCGCGAGCCGAGCACCAGCAGCCCGGCCCCGTCCGCCTCCGCGAGCAGCGCGCGCACGGCGTCGCCCGGCAGGTGCACGGCCGTGACCACCGAGTCACGGCACCGCTCCCGCGCCCTCAGCTCGGCCTCGCGCAGCACCACGTCCGCCTGCTGGCGCTCCAGGTCGGCCGTGCCCAGCACCGACAGCGGTGTGACCGGGCTCGGCCAGGCGTGCACCAGGCGCAGCGGCGCGGCGCGGCGGGACGCCTCGTCGGCCGCCCAGTCCAGGGCCGCCAGGCTCTCGGGCGAACCATCGACGCCGACCACGACGGGAGCGGACATGCGAGCCTCCGGCATTCGTACGGAGCGGCCGGACGGGGTACTTCCCGGCCGCATGCACCACCCTTCCCGTCCGGGTCGGGCGCTCCCAGGGCCCAAGGTCCCCGTCGGGGGGTCCGTCCGGCCCGGGGCCGGCGCGGCGGCGGCCGGGGCCCTCGGCGGGGCGACCCCGAACCGTCCGGGCCGCCCTCCGCACGGGTTCCCGCCGTACGTCCCGCCGTCCTACCGGCCCGCCGTCCCTCCAGGTTCCGTCCGTCCCCGCGTTTCCGCCTGCCCGGCGGCCCCGGGCGGCGGCTACGGGAGCGTGAGGATCCGGGGCCCGGCCTCGGTGACCGCCACGGTGTGCTCGACGTGCGCGGCCCGGGTGCCGTCGGCGGTGCGGACCGTCCACCCGTCCGGGTCGGTGTCGTGGGCGTCCCCGCCCCCGGCGGTGAGCATCGGCTCGATCGCCAGCACCAGCCCCGGCTTCAGCGGGAAGCCGCGGCCCGGCCGGCCCTCGTTCGGCAGGTGCGGGTCCTCGTGCATCCGCCGGCCGATGCCGTGACCGCCGAAGCCCTCCGGGAGGCCGTAGCCCGCCCCGCGGGCGACGCGGCCGACCGCGTGCGCGATGTCGCCGGTCCGGTTGCCGACCACCGCCGCCGCGATCCCGGCCTCCAGTGCCCGGCGGGCGGTGGCGATCAGCTCCACGTCCTCGGGACGCGCGGCGCCGACGGTGAAGCTGACGGCGGCGTCGCCGGCCCACCCGTCCAGCACGGCGCCGCAGTCGATGCTCACCAGGTCGCCGTCCCGCAGCCGGTAGCCGTCCGGGATGCCGTGCACCACGGCGTCGTTGACGGAGGCGCAGATCACCGCCGGGAACGGCACCGGTGCGAAGGAGGGCCGGTAGCCGAGGAAGGGCGAGGTGGCGCCGGCCGCCCGCAGCACTCCGCGTGCGACCTCGTCGAGCTCCAGCAGGCTCACGCCGACCGCGGCGGCCCGTTCGACCTCCGCCAGTGCGGTGCCGACCACCCGCCCGGCCTCCCTCATCGCGCCCAGTGCCGCCTCCGACTTGAACTCCACCATGTGGTCCCTCCGAGGATCCGTCATCCAATTCTTATACCGGTATTTCTATCACGGTCGACGGATCTCCGGAACCGGGCGCCGCAGTGTCCGCAGGGTTCGCAGGGCAGCCGGACGCGTCGGCCCGCCGCAGCCCGGGGCAGGCCCAGGGCGTGTCGGCAGAGTCGCGTCGGACCAGGGCGCGGCGTTGGACGCCTGGCCGGGCGTGCGCCCGGATCGTCCTCGTACCGGACGTACTCGGGCGATTCGGGCGTGTGTCCAGGCGGGATGCCCGGCGTCGCGGCCCGGCGGGACTCTGCCGACACGCCCTCGCCCCGGCGGGCACCCCGGGACCGGGCGCCGCCACGGACGGTGCACCCCGGATGTGGGCCCGGCCGCCGTCCCCGAGCCTGGACCCATGGGATCGATCATCGTCCTCTTCGAGACGGAACCCGACCGGGCGCTCGGCCCGGACGGCGTCGAGCCCGCGGTACTGGCGGTGCACGCCGCGGGCGCCGACCCGGACGTCCCCGAGGACCCGCAGCCGCGCACCCTGTGCGGCCTGGACACCGGCCCGATGGAGCACGCCCACTACCGGCCCGCCCGGCCCGGTGAGCCCTGGTACCCGCCGGCGCTCGCCGACCGGCGCTGCACCGAGTGCGAGCGGGCCCTGCGGACGCGGTAGCCCCGCCGAGCCTGCGGGCTGCGGGCTGCGGGCTGCGCTTGATGCGGGATGCGCAGGAATCGGGCTACGGGATGCGGGCCGGGCTCCTTCCCGCGTACCGGCCGTCGGGGCGCGTACTACTCAGGACCGGTCCCGTCTGTCACCCTCGTCTTTCGTCGGGCACCGTCGGGTCGGGTGTCCGGCGCGCAGGGTACGCCATGTGAGAGCGCGTCCGGCTGCGGTACCGACGCCGGGCGGCGCGCCCCGACCGGAAGAGGCGAACGTGCTCGGTGAGACCGCCCGTACCTGGCTGCGGCGATGGGACCGGCAGCAGGAGCGCTACAGCCCCGACCGGGACGAACGCTTCGAGGTGGTCGTCGACACCGTCGGCTGGCTGCTCGAAGGGCGCGACGCACCCCGGCCCCGCCTGGTGGACCTGGGCTGCGGCACCGGATCGCTCACCACCCGTCTCGCCCGCGCCTTCCCGCGCGCCGAGGTGGTCGGCGTGGACGCCGATCCGCTCCTCCTGGGCCTCGCCGAGGAGGCCGTCGCCGGCACGGGCACCCGGCTCCTCGCCCGGGACCTCACCGCGCCCGGGTGGGCCGACGAGATCGGGCCGCCCGCCTCCTGGGACGCGGTGGTGTCCTCCACCGCCCTCCACTGGCTGACCCCCGACGAGCTCGGCGCGCTGTACCGCACCCTGGCCGGCCGCCTGCGGCCCGGCGGGATCCTGGTCGACGCCGACAACCGGCCGCCCACCGACGTCCCCGCGCTCCTCGAACTCACCCGCCATCTGCGCGCGCGGCGGGCCCACCGGACAGGGCGCCGCGGCCGCGAGGACTGGGACGGCTGGTGGAAGTCGGTCCTGTCCGCGCCGGAGCTCGCGCCCCTCGCCGAGGCCCGTGCCCGCTCGCCGATCGCGTCCCGCACCTTCACCGAGCCCCACGATCTGACGACCGCCGAGCAGGTCCGCCTCCTCCGCGAGGCCGGTTTCACGCACGCCTGCACCGTCTGGCAGTGCGGGGACGACGGCGTCCTGGTCGCCGTCCGCTGAACGGGCGGGCCGACCGCAGCGGCGGGGCCGGGTCTGCGGGCCGGCGCGGCAACGCCGGTGAAGGCGCATCAGGCGGACGGCGGCCCGGGGCCGTACCGGGCGCGACCGGGGCCGTACCGCGCGCGCCGGGCGTACCGACCGGGCCGACCG from Kitasatospora sp. NBC_00458 includes:
- a CDS encoding universal stress protein; the encoded protein is MNDPVLVGVDGSEASLAAVDVGVREARLRGCGLKVVHAFIWPLMHVSLGPSPNGPAEGGLRHQAEDVLADARRRARELDPDLHVDTELVTGEPLGVLAGRSRGACLVVVGSRGLGRFSALLIGSVAVHLAAHAACPVLIVRGRPEPEGDVLVAVDGSGVGAEAVGFAFAEASVRRAPLTALHAWHSHTGRLDRAERVPEEAVVGWREKYPDVDVRTRLVEQHTRPALIEASRGAQLLVVGARGRGGFAGLMLGSTSQAVIQHADCPVAVVRHTEPAEPA
- a CDS encoding universal stress protein, whose translation is MSAPVVVGVDGSPESLAALDWAADEASRRAAPLRLVHAWPSPVTPLSVLGTADLERQQADVVLREAELRARERCRDSVVTAVHLPGDAVRALLAEADGAGLLVLGSRGLGVVTGFLVGSVSHRVLGRAACPVVLVRRGEAAAGPDGPAGADGTAASAGAGGPAGTAAAGPEVVGPEVVGPEVVGPEVVAGVDPYAGADEVLAHAFEAAGRLGLPVRAVYAWTLPPSYQYAGIAAGVDVTAEMSSQARRELVRLLQPWREKYPQVTVVEETVNARPARVLAERAAGAELLVVGRRVRRSPVGVHVGAVAHAVLHHAPCPVAVVPYERVREQERAWDRGESDEDPREAG
- a CDS encoding transglycosylase domain-containing protein, which produces MSRRSRRIASPEPFDTWVPRPRRRETPLGLLGHGVKFLGYSTLAGVLLAGIALPAAGALGLGVKSSVDGFDNIPDDFMTPPLTQASWIYDSTGGLIAKVFERDRTVLAAEQMSPLIRQAQVDIEDARFYEHGAVDLKGVLRAVTKNAESGATVQGASTLTQQYVKNVNVEKAGDDQAAVLAAQRKTLGRKIQELKYAIKLEEDLTKEQILTNYLNITFYGHQAYGIQAASQRYFSKDAKDLTVPEAATLAGLVQNPSQYDPKLHPVAAQKRRDTVIDKMVENKHLTAEQAREAKAAPLGLRYKEPQNGCITAQAGMGFFCDYVRHVVKQDPVFGKTAADRKKLWDQGGLAVHTTLDPVKQTAAQNAVTKRVNVTDPVSAAMTMVEPGSGKILAMAQTRPYGLDPNKNQTVVNYNVDAAMGGGNGFQPGSNFKPIVAAAALEAGLPPTQSYPSPNRMEWPTMSTCDGTWKNLAKNDKKNGTVPNESAGEVGPYELKQAMALSVNTYFVQMEQEIGLCAVKQMANKLGVATKASGKPLEELPALGLGTQEVSPLVMANVYATFAARGTHCAPVAINRITTVDGKEIPVSPPKCDRVLSEGTADVINTVLLGVTEKGGTGRDLGLDDDRQIAGKTGTSDEKKSAWFSGYTANLAASVWLGGPAGGVPMKNIRIGGKYFEEVFGATGPGPIWQAGMSAAVKDLPEKEFATVHIPDPPPKRDPSASPGGSGGTPGPGDSATDTAPTWPGNRPTGRPRSPQPTQPAKPVQPQPTERAETQGQPEGEPADG
- a CDS encoding SPFH domain-containing protein, whose amino-acid sequence is MADITRRFGLRHLRAVPTAHIRHFRRGRLTHDGTGLAFWFRPLTAALSEVPVDDRELAMLFHARTADFQDLTVQATLTYRITDPATAATRVDFGIDPDTGAWRAAPLDQLATLLTETAQQHALGLLARTPLAAALADGVATVRDRMAAGLGAEARLAETGLAVIAVRVVALRPEPEVERALRTPARELVQQEADRATFERRAVAVEHERGIAENELANRIELARREEQLITQQGANGRLKAEDDAVADRIRTEAEAGRRTRLAVAEADAARALGDARAASEAAWLAAHQQADPAVLRALALMRLAEHLPRIDSLTLTPDVLTGLLARLGAGGGSAGGGSAGGGTDGGGTDGGGTGGGGGDR
- a CDS encoding class I SAM-dependent methyltransferase, producing the protein MLGETARTWLRRWDRQQERYSPDRDERFEVVVDTVGWLLEGRDAPRPRLVDLGCGTGSLTTRLARAFPRAEVVGVDADPLLLGLAEEAVAGTGTRLLARDLTAPGWADEIGPPASWDAVVSSTALHWLTPDELGALYRTLAGRLRPGGILVDADNRPPTDVPALLELTRHLRARRAHRTGRRGREDWDGWWKSVLSAPELAPLAEARARSPIASRTFTEPHDLTTAEQVRLLREAGFTHACTVWQCGDDGVLVAVR
- the map gene encoding type I methionyl aminopeptidase codes for the protein MVEFKSEAALGAMREAGRVVGTALAEVERAAAVGVSLLELDEVARGVLRAAGATSPFLGYRPSFAPVPFPAVICASVNDAVVHGIPDGYRLRDGDLVSIDCGAVLDGWAGDAAVSFTVGAARPEDVELIATARRALEAGIAAAVVGNRTGDIAHAVGRVARGAGYGLPEGFGGHGIGRRMHEDPHLPNEGRPGRGFPLKPGLVLAIEPMLTAGGGDAHDTDPDGWTVRTADGTRAAHVEHTVAVTEAGPRILTLP